AACTCCGCGTTCTTCAGCGAGTAGCGCGTCACCACCTCGCCCGACTTCGTGCCGTAGGGCACCCGCGCCGTATCCCCCAGGTAGAGCGTGCTCTCGTGGGGAAGGTGGGACATCAGTGCCTTGAGGACCGTCAGTCCTCCGACACCCGAATCGAAAACCCCGATGGGACTGTGGCTGCCTTGCCGCATACCCGGCTTCCCTATCACGTTTGATGCCAACCCCAGGCGCCCGCCCGCAAAGCAAGGAGGGCCGAGGCGGATGCCCCGGCCCTCCGGACTCCAGGCGGGCGACCGGCGGACTAGTACTCCCGGGCCAGGGCCACCGTGTAGGCCACGTCCGAGACCGTCTTCTGCTCGAAGGCGGTCACCGTCAGCACGTCCGGGAGGTCCTCGTTGCTGTAGGCGACGACCGAGCCCTTCATGCCGCGGATGTACACCTCGTACGTCCCCGGCTTCAGGAACTGGTAGAGGATGGGCGCGCCCGTGCAGGACTGGGGGTCACCCGCCGAGCCGTAGACCAGCGTATCCGTCTCCCTGTGCCTCAGGTTGATGACCATGCCCGTGAGGCCCGCCTCGGCGCAGGTCCGGCGCGTGGTGCTGCTGTCCCACAGCTCCCAGCGCAGCGACATGCCACCCACCGCGAAGAACTGGAAGGACTCGGACCGGGGGCTACCCGCGCTCGTCGAGAACCGGCCCGAGGTGTTGTACAGCGGCAGATCATCCCGGCCCGCCCGATCCCGGCCATAGGCGACCATCTGGATGGTGTGCGTCCCATCCGCCAGCCAGGGCGTCTCCACGCCCCCGTTGGCCATGCCGTCCGCGCAGTTCAGCGTCACCCACTCGCCCCCGTCGATCTGCGCCCGGATGTAGCTCACGCCGGCCTGATAGCAGGACGCGTTGTTGGGGAAGTACCAGGACACCAGCGCGTAGGACATCCCGTTGGGCGTCAGGTCGATGTTCACCCGCACATCCCCGTTCACGGTGAAGGTGCCCCGGCCCTCGAAGAGGGTGTCGCCGTCATAACCGATGGCCCGGATGGTGTAGGGGTAGTTGCCGGGCGCGAAGTCGTGCAGGACGATTCCATCCACTCCCGCGGTGTTGCAGGCGTAGACGCCGCCGTTGTGGAGCGCCTCCCCGGTGATGGAGATCTGGATGTTCTTCACCTCGGGCACATCCGAGCAACGGCCGTTGGGCGCGAACGTCCACAGGAAGGTGACGTCGCCTTCGTAGCCCTGGTAGCCACCATCACCGTCGATGATGATGCAGCCCGTACTGGCGGCCGAGAGACAGAGGAATGCGGCGAGGATTCTGGCGTTCATGGGACGTCCTCGATTCTTGATCGATGGAGGGAGGGGGGCGGGCATGCGGCTCGTCACACACCCCCTCGGACGCCCCCTCGGGGAATTTATTCAAAGCCCGGCAAAGCATCCCGCCGGCTCCACCCCGCCACCGGGTTTGTTTGACCACCCCGGACACGGATGTTACGGCCTGACCCCCATGATGCTGCCCCATCTTCCCCCGGCGCTCGGCGCCATGAACTACCTGCAGATCCTCCGTGACGCCTCCATCCTGGAGCTGGGCGTGCTGGGCCTGCTGATGGTCGTCTCGGTGGCGTCCTGGGCGCTCATCGCACTCAAGCACACCCAGCTGTCGCGCGCCCGGAGCCAGTCCCTCAGCTTCCTGGACTCCTTCTGGAAGGCCTCCCGGCTGGAGACCATCTACCAGGACGCGCAGAAGCTGGACGCCTCGCCGCTGTCCAAGGTGTTCTGCGCCGGCTACGAGGAGCTGAGCAAGCTGGCCCAGCACAAGGAGGGCGCCGAGGGCGCCATGGCCGAGCGGCTGGGTGGCATCGAGAACGTGGAGCGGGCGCTCAACCGGGCGTCCACCACACAGCTCACCGACCTGGAGCACCGGGTGTCCTTCCTGGGCACGGTGGGCTCGGCCTCGCCCTTCGTGGGCCTGTTCGGCACGGTCATCGGCATCCTCAACGCCTTCAACTCCATCGCCGAGCAGGGCAACGCGACGCTGGCCACGGTGGCGGCGCCGGTGGGCAACGCGCTGTTCGCCACGGCGGCCGGCCTGTTCGCCGCCATCCCCGCGGTGGTGGCCTACAACTCGTTCGTCAGCCGCATCAAGGTGTTCGACACGGAGATGGCCAACTTCTCCGCGGACTTCCTCAACATCATCAAGCGGCACTTCTTCCGCTAGGAGACACGCGCCATGGGCATGGGCTCCAATCGCGGACAGGGCCGCGTCACCATGAGCGAGATCAACGTCACGCCCATGGTGGACGTGATGCTGGTGCTGCTCATCATCTTCATGGTGACGGCGCCCCTCATCCAGCAGGGCGTCAAGGTGAACCTCCCGGAGGCCAAGGCGGCCCCGGTGGAGGCGGCCGAGAAGAAGCTGGTGCTGTCCATCGACGCGCAGCGGCGCATCTACATCGGCGAGGCCGAGGTGGCGGTGGACGAGTTGGAGAAGAAGCTGGCCACCAACGCCAAGGCCCAGGCGGACAAGGAGCTGTACCTGCACGCGGATCGGGACGTGCCGTACGGCGTGGTGGTGGACGTGATGGCCGCCGCCCAGCGCGCCGGCATCAACAACGTGGGGATGATCACGGACCCCACGGGCGGGGGCCGGGCGTCCAACAAGGGCAAGAAGGAAGCGAAGGAAGCCAGGCGCTAGCCCATGCACCCCGCCGTCAATCAGAGTCTGCTCGCCCCGAGGGGCTCCCGCCTGGGGCGCTTCCTCACGGTGTCCCTGGTGGGGCACGCGCTCATCCTGCTCGCCGTGGGGCTCTACAACGCCTTCGTCGAGGGCCCCCAGGTGAACCTGGACCAGAAGCCCATCCGCGCCACGCTGGTGCGCCTGGGCAAGCCCCGGGACGAGAAGCTGCTGCCCCGCAAGGAGCAGCCGCCTCCGCCGCCGCCCAAGAAGGTGGAGGCCGCGCCCACCCCCACGCCCCCCGCCCCCGAGCCGGCCAAGGTGGCCGTGCCCATCCCCGGGGTGAAGCCGGAGCCCGCCCCCGCCCCCACGCCCCAGAAGGGCGAGACGAAGGGCGAGGAGCGGCGCAACAAGCTCTTCGGCGCCTTCGACAAGCTGTCCAAGAACTCGAAGCCCGACGAGGAGCTGGACGGCGCCGAGGATGGCGATCCCAACGGCGACTCCGCCACCGCCGAGGGCGAGCGCTACTTCGGCCTGCTCTCCTCGCAGGTGCGCCGCCACTACAACGTCGCGGACACCATCCCCGACAACGAGCGGCTCTACCTCAAGGCCCAGGTGGCCATGCGCCTCAACCGCACCGGTGACGTCATCGAGGCGCGGCTGGCCAAGGCCAGTGGCAATGGCCTCTTCGACTCGGCCGTGCTGGCCGCGGTGAAGAAGGCCTCTCCCTTCTCTCCTCCCCCCGATCATCTACGGGACACGCTGCAGAAGAGCGGCATCGTCCTGGAGTTCAGCCCGTGAACGCGAAAGCCCTTCTCCTCTCGCTCCTCCTGTTGCCGGTGGCGGCGCTCGCCCAGGCCCCCGTCATCCAGATCTCCGGCGCCAACTTCCGGCCCATGCCCCTGGCCGCCACCGCGCCGCTCGTGCAGGGCGAGGAGGCCAAGGCGTCCGCCCAGGAGGTGGACGAGGCCTTCCTGTATGACCTGCGCGCCTCCGGCATCTTCCAACTGCTGGACCGCAGCAGCTTCCTGGCGGACCCGAAGGAGGGCATGGCCGCGGGCAGCATCAACTTCTCGCGCTGGGCGGACGTGGGCGCCGAGTCGCTGGTGAAGTACTCGCTGGCCCAGGAGGGAGGGGAGCTGAAGGCCGAGGCGCGCGTGTTCAACGTGGGCACCGGCCGCGAGGACTTCAAGACGTCCCAGAGCGCCCCCACCGCCGAGGCGCGCCAGGTGGCCCACAAGCTCGCCGACGCCATCTACCGCCACTTCACCCGCGAGCAGAGCCCCTTCCTCTCGCGCATCACCTACGTGCGCAAGACGGGCAACACCCGTGACGTCTGGGTGGCGGACTGGGACGGCCGCAACGCGAAGCAGGTGACCCGCGGCGGCATCAACCTGCTGCCCTCGCTCGGGCCGGATGGCGCGGTGGGCTACACCTCGTACCAGCAGGGCGAGCCGGAGATCTACATCCGCCGGCCGGACGGCAACACGGCGCGCGTCAAGACGTCCGAGGGACAGATGGCCACCGGCATCTCCTTCTCTCCGGACGGCAAGCGCATCGCGTACTCGCTCGCCACGGGCGAGAGCACGCAGATCTGGGTGGCCGAGGCGGATGGGGACAAGCCCAAGCAGCTCACGGATACGCGCTTCGGCATCAACACCAGCCCCTCGTGGTCGCCGGACGGCAAGCGCATCGCCTTCGTGTCCAACCGGGGCGGCTCGCCGCAGGTGTACGTGATGAACGCGGACGGCTCGGGCGTGCGCCGGCTCACCTTCCAGGGCAACTACAACCAGACGCCGGACTGGTCTCCCCGGGGCGATCTCATCGCCTTCACCGCGCGCGATGAGCGCAATGCCTTCGATCTCTTCACCGTCAACGTGGACAGCGGCAAGGTGACGCGCCTCACGCAGGACCAGGCGAACAACGAGGAGCCCTCCTTCTCGCCCAACGGCCGCCTCATCCTCTTCACCTCCACGCGCGA
The sequence above is drawn from the Archangium gephyra genome and encodes:
- a CDS encoding MotA/TolQ/ExbB proton channel family protein, whose product is MLPHLPPALGAMNYLQILRDASILELGVLGLLMVVSVASWALIALKHTQLSRARSQSLSFLDSFWKASRLETIYQDAQKLDASPLSKVFCAGYEELSKLAQHKEGAEGAMAERLGGIENVERALNRASTTQLTDLEHRVSFLGTVGSASPFVGLFGTVIGILNAFNSIAEQGNATLATVAAPVGNALFATAAGLFAAIPAVVAYNSFVSRIKVFDTEMANFSADFLNIIKRHFFR
- a CDS encoding energy transducer TonB, with translation MHPAVNQSLLAPRGSRLGRFLTVSLVGHALILLAVGLYNAFVEGPQVNLDQKPIRATLVRLGKPRDEKLLPRKEQPPPPPPKKVEAAPTPTPPAPEPAKVAVPIPGVKPEPAPAPTPQKGETKGEERRNKLFGAFDKLSKNSKPDEELDGAEDGDPNGDSATAEGERYFGLLSSQVRRHYNVADTIPDNERLYLKAQVAMRLNRTGDVIEARLAKASGNGLFDSAVLAAVKKASPFSPPPDHLRDTLQKSGIVLEFSP
- the tolR gene encoding protein TolR, producing MGMGSNRGQGRVTMSEINVTPMVDVMLVLLIIFMVTAPLIQQGVKVNLPEAKAAPVEAAEKKLVLSIDAQRRIYIGEAEVAVDELEKKLATNAKAQADKELYLHADRDVPYGVVVDVMAAAQRAGINNVGMITDPTGGGRASNKGKKEAKEARR
- the tolB gene encoding Tol-Pal system beta propeller repeat protein TolB is translated as MNAKALLLSLLLLPVAALAQAPVIQISGANFRPMPLAATAPLVQGEEAKASAQEVDEAFLYDLRASGIFQLLDRSSFLADPKEGMAAGSINFSRWADVGAESLVKYSLAQEGGELKAEARVFNVGTGREDFKTSQSAPTAEARQVAHKLADAIYRHFTREQSPFLSRITYVRKTGNTRDVWVADWDGRNAKQVTRGGINLLPSLGPDGAVGYTSYQQGEPEIYIRRPDGNTARVKTSEGQMATGISFSPDGKRIAYSLATGESTQIWVAEADGDKPKQLTDTRFGINTSPSWSPDGKRIAFVSNRGGSPQVYVMNADGSGVRRLTFQGNYNQTPDWSPRGDLIAFTARDERNAFDLFTVNVDSGKVTRLTQDQANNEEPSFSPNGRLILFTSTRDGTPRLFVMTADGNNQVALPGQEKAALLTPDWGR